A window of Variovorax paradoxus EPS genomic DNA:
CGAACGCTTCACCACGGTGCTCGAGGCGCTCGATGCGGCGGTGTCGGTCGCGCCCATCGGCAGCGAGGAACTGCTGTTCGCCAACAAGCTGTACCGCCTCTGGTTCGGCTCCGACACCGTGGGCCACTTGGGCATGGTGGCGCAGGCCGGCGTGCCGGCGTCGAACGCGCACGACGAGGGCCTGGACGACGTGGACCCGTACGCCGGTCTTCCCATCGACACGCTCACCGCCGCGCAAGCCGCCAACAACGAAATCTTCGTGCCGCACCTCGGCAAATGGCTCGAAGTGCGCTCGCGCTACCTGACGTGGGTGGACGGCCGTCTTGCGCAACTCGTGATCGCCACCGACATCACGCCGCGCCGCGATGCCGAGGAGCAGGCAGCCGCGCAGGCGGACAAGGCCCAGGCCGCGAGCCGCCTGATCACGATGGGTGAAATGGCATCGAGCGTGGCACACGAACTCAACCAGCCGCTCACGGCCATCACCAACTACTGCAACGGGATGATGTCGCGCATCAAGGGGCAGACGATCGACACCGAGGCGCTGCTTGCAGCGCTGGAGAAGACATCGAAGCAGGCCCAGCGCGCCGGCCAGATCATTCAGCGCATCCGCTCTTTCGTGAAGCGCAGCGAACCGAACCGCACGCCTGCCGACGTGGCCACCATGGTGAGCGAAGCCGTCGAGCTCGCGGGCATCGAGCTGCGCCGCCGCAACGTGCGCCTGAACCACTACGTGGCCGCGCGGCTGCCGGTGGTGCGGGTCGATCCGATCCTGATCGAGCAGGTGATGGTCAACCTGCTGAAGAACGCGGCCGAATCCATCGACCTCGCCGACCGGCCGCTCGCGCGCCGCAGCGTCGAGCTGCGCGTGCTGCCCAAGACCATCGAGGGGCAGAACGCCATCGAGTTTTCGGTGCAGGACACGGGCAAGGGCCTGTCGCCCGAAGTCATGGACCGGCTGTACGAAGCCTTCTTCTCCACCAAGCCCGAAGGCATGGGCATCGGGCTGAATCTGTGCCGCACCATCGTCGAGTCGCACCGCGGCCGGATGCAGGCGGAGAACATCTACAATGGCCCGGATGTGATCGGATGCCGTTTTTCCTTCTGGATTCCGGTGTTGGACGCTATCAGTTCCGTAGCTAGCGACGAGGCAAAGGTACCTGCATGAGTTTGATTCCGAAGAAGGGCACGGTCTATGTCGTCGACGACGACGAAGCCGTACGCGATTCGCTGCAATGGCTGCTCGAAGGCAAGGACTACAGAGTCCGCTGTTTCGATTCCGCCGAATCCTTTCTCTCCCGATACGACCCGCGCGAAGTCGCCTGTTTGATCGTCGACATCCGCATGGCCGGCATGACCGGCCTCGAATTGCAGGATCGGTTGATCGAGCGGCGCTCCCCGCTGCCGATCGTGGTCATCACCGGTCACGGCGACGTGCCGATGGCGGTCGACAGCATGAAGAAGGGCGCGATGGATTTCATCCAGAAGCCTT
This region includes:
- a CDS encoding response regulator transcription factor, yielding MSLIPKKGTVYVVDDDEAVRDSLQWLLEGKDYRVRCFDSAESFLSRYDPREVACLIVDIRMAGMTGLELQDRLIERRSPLPIVVITGHGDVPMAVDSMKKGAMDFIQKPFNDEELVTLVERMLEHARGAFTQHQQSASRDALLSKLTGREAQVLERIVAGRLNKQIADDLGISIKTVEAHRANIMEKLNANTVADLLKIALGQAAPAAKA